The following proteins are encoded in a genomic region of Bacteroidales bacterium:
- a CDS encoding DUF2764 family protein, protein MLFKRHYYYEVAGLPDLFLDENRAKVSVEAFKEEFRKTLHPDDYALIEVLFLKYDNQNLLSLLLKNDKPWQEMANYSRDLLEEEIRESDDRIPNYMRDFITQFKNDERDNNEMPWEAVLDKHFYDHLLSLNNDFLRKYYSFLLDFTNVTTAMALREHEMPLSNQLIGDNVVTQSIQRSSARDFGLMQDFAETEKILAAWQSDTITEREKNLDLLKWQWIDEHTFFEYFTIERLLAFMLQLSIAERWMRLDPETGRSMFDQLLDRLTRDYKLPDEFNLQQIKRT, encoded by the coding sequence ATGCTTTTCAAACGCCATTATTATTACGAGGTTGCCGGGCTCCCTGATCTTTTTCTCGACGAAAACAGAGCCAAGGTGTCGGTAGAAGCTTTTAAAGAAGAGTTTCGCAAGACGCTGCATCCCGACGACTATGCGCTGATAGAAGTGCTGTTTTTGAAATACGACAATCAAAATCTGCTCAGCCTGCTGCTCAAAAACGACAAGCCGTGGCAAGAGATGGCCAACTATAGCCGCGACCTCCTCGAAGAAGAAATCCGCGAAAGCGATGACCGGATTCCGAATTACATGCGCGATTTTATTACGCAGTTTAAAAATGACGAACGCGACAATAATGAGATGCCTTGGGAAGCTGTTCTCGACAAGCATTTCTATGACCACCTGCTGTCGCTCAACAACGATTTTCTTCGCAAATACTATAGCTTCCTGCTCGATTTTACTAATGTAACCACAGCGATGGCTTTGCGCGAGCACGAGATGCCGCTGTCCAATCAGCTCATTGGCGACAATGTGGTGACGCAAAGTATACAGCGTAGCAGTGCACGCGATTTTGGCCTGATGCAGGACTTTGCAGAAACAGAAAAAATTCTGGCTGCCTGGCAAAGTGACACCATCACCGAGCGCGAGAAAAATCTCGATCTTTTAAAATGGCAGTGGATCGACGAACATACCTTCTTCGAATATTTTACCATCGAACGCCTGCTGGCTTTTATGCTTCAGCTAAGTATAGCCGAACGCTGGATGCGCCTTGATCCGGAGACCGGACGTAGCATGTTCGACCAGTTGCTCGACCGCCTTACACGCGATTATAAATTGCCCGACGAATTTAATTTGCAACAAATAAAACGTACCTGA